One genomic region from Candidatus Dormiibacterota bacterium encodes:
- a CDS encoding universal stress protein, translated as MIAPPTEFHVQVTVIGAVIAVFIAASIGATLWWMLHPPASFVQKLAQEAENELERMVGSIIVVFSPEILSGHMMALAAKLARGEKSELLAIYVIEVPYTLPPDAEMPLEERAALDALGAAETIALNSDVTLRTETIKARSTKQAVLDIAKREKANLIILGSFREGKYSGAPLGRAIEEVASDAKCDVLIGVEGKHGTLLIDETLQSTGETRS; from the coding sequence GTGATCGCGCCGCCCACCGAATTCCACGTGCAAGTCACGGTCATCGGCGCCGTTATCGCGGTGTTCATCGCGGCCTCGATCGGAGCAACCCTGTGGTGGATGCTGCACCCGCCGGCTTCGTTCGTGCAAAAACTCGCGCAAGAAGCCGAGAACGAGCTCGAGCGCATGGTGGGCAGCATCATCGTCGTGTTCTCTCCGGAGATTCTCTCGGGACACATGATGGCGCTGGCGGCCAAACTCGCGCGCGGCGAGAAATCCGAGTTGCTGGCCATCTACGTGATCGAAGTCCCCTACACGCTTCCCCCGGACGCCGAGATGCCGCTTGAAGAGCGCGCCGCCCTCGACGCTTTGGGCGCAGCGGAAACGATCGCCCTCAATAGTGACGTTACGCTAAGGACGGAGACGATCAAGGCCCGCTCGACCAAACAGGCCGTACTCGACATCGCCAAGCGAGAGAAGGCAAATCTCATCATCCTCGGCTCGTTCCGCGAGGGCAAGTACAGCGGCGCTCCTTTAGGCCGCGCGATCGAAGAAGTCGCATCCGATGCAAAATGCGATGTGCTCATCGGCGTTGAAGGCAAGCACGGAACCTTACTCATCGACGAAACGCTACAGTCCACCGGAGAGACTCGCTCTTAG